In Procambarus clarkii isolate CNS0578487 chromosome 13, FALCON_Pclarkii_2.0, whole genome shotgun sequence, the following are encoded in one genomic region:
- the LOC138364491 gene encoding uncharacterized protein yields MFTRLQHFDDIINAHKANTNIAATTSQNQTAPEVKLPSLSLPTFSGTEDESWDGFWSKFVDSVDSNTNVPKMTKFTYLQSVLKDEAFQVVCNLNHTDDDYDNAVQLLKDNYAKPERTIRILTQKLLDIKPPNNTAVSLQAFRLELESLLKAPDIK; encoded by the coding sequence ATGTTTACAAGGTTACAACACTTTGACGATATAATAAACGCACATAAGGCCAATACAAATATTGCAGCCACAACTTCCCAGaaccagacagcaccagaagtcaaattgccatcactcAGTCTCCCAACTTTTTCTGGTACAGAGGACGAGAGTTGGGATGGTTtttggagcaaatttgtcgattctgtggattctaatacCAATGTACCTAAGATGACAAAGTTTACATATttacagagtgtcttgaaggatgaagcgtTTCAGGTGGTCTGTAATCTGAATCACACAGATGACGATTATGACAATGCCGTACAgctcctgaaagataattacgctaaaccagaaaggaccatcagaattctaacacagaagctgttagacattaaacctccaaataatacagcagtctcactccaagcttttagattggagcttgagtccttgcTCAAGGCCCCAGATATAAAGTGA